The DNA window tttgttaattgaacttgatttttttatagtctatttttttttcatatagttaaaaaaatatacttttttttgagaaaaaaacatgttattaaactttataaaataacaaaagttaACAGATGTGGGGAAACCACTTTTCACCCAACACTCATTGTACTGtagattacaatagtaatccacaatgttttattttatttttttgaatttttgttatgatatttttcttaaatctgtttttgtcaattttatctcttaagATTGAgattgttgagaatttagcgttatatataattttcttctttttattttgcctttATATGAAGTTAGCATGGTTTACAAGTTTGCCAAGGCAATCCAGGTTATCTCGGTTTACAAGTTTGGTGGATtgtctttattttaattgaacttgacttttttatataaaatttttttttcacatatagttaaacaaaattgttttttgagaaaagtcatgttattaaaatttataaaataacaaaaattaaagggtgtgAAGAAACTATTGTTCACCCACAAACATTGCATTATGAATGACAATAGTATTCCATagtgttttgctttctttcttttttctttttctttatgttctttagtttttgttatgtttttttttaatttgtttttgtcgatttcatcttttaatattgggatAGTTGAGAAtgtgatttcataatttgcttttttttattttacatttctaTGAGGTTAACATAGTTTAAAAGTTTGTCAAGGTAACCCGGTTTGCCCTGGTTTTTGAGTTTGGTAGGGgtgtcttcttttttaattgaacttgactattttatcatctatttttttctcatatagttaaaaaaatagttttagataAAAGTtatgtcattaaactttataaaatccaTGGACCTATTCACATGTTTGGCTGACTTGGTTCGCGTGTCTTAgaagtttaacttttttataattagtttttttttcatccttagatACCAGATTAATtggaaattcaatttcataattaatttcgCTTCGtcttttataagattatcacaATCTAAAAAACATATCTCGGTATTGGATTGATGTTTAATTTCACAAtcgtatatttttttcatataattaaattaaaaaatagattgaaaaaaataaataaattatgatctTAATGTAGTCCATAATCCAGTTCATAGATTTGGTATGCTAGCCCAACTTACCCGATTCATAGGTTTGACAAGTTTACTCACaagatatggttttttttcttttaatttattctttttcgattttaccctttaatattaaattagttgagaaaTAGACtgtattattgatttttgtttactttctatagggaTAATTGCCTCAAATAAGTGTCTATTTTTAAGTTTGTGCTCAATTTTATGAGcattcatttttatcatataattaaataaaaaagtttataaaaaaaaaattattgaacctaATAGAGTCTATAACTCAAGTCATAGGAAGGCCGAAGTCCGAAATCAATCCAATCTTtcattatttcaatattaaaaaaaattattcatacaCTTGCATGGTTGTAATTGAACAAtgcaaagatattattattgaatatagAATCTATGAATTGCTGACACCCTAATTTGTTTTATGAGGGAATATGAAATatgtctttaattttaattaacgcACAAACTGGTACGAGAATATTTCTTAcctttaagaaaattatttgacgaggaaatatatatatatatatatatatatatgcactcTTATGTGACTATCATCCATTATTCTTTGAAAAAAGGGCCTCTCCCACATGCTTAGAGTGACAAAGAGGGCCTCCCATGGCAGGCAGCGAACATCTACCATATCCATATTCTCTTAAAGtctatgaaagaaagaaaaaatcttccGGAGACATTATGGCTATAGCTAGCTTTgtttcctaaataaaaaaacaggaaaaattaTTACAGCAACTAATTTGTGTCTTGATTTGGAAAGAAAATCAATGTTAGTGGTCATGAAAATCTTTTATATTTCCTATATAATAAAGGGCCAAAAGGGTTATAGAAATATTATTGTTACATTGAGTGTTGTATTAGGTTTTTGGAGTTCTTAGCAGTCTGCCATTAAAGGTACTTTCTTCTGCTTaatttctattcttttgatttgtttttctttctttgtctttgtatcttttatagtaataataactgttatttttcatgagaaaattagcttctttttttgtttggaaggaaaaaatcTAGCTTCTATTTCAGGGTTGCATGAGAGCTTTTTACCTTTTAAACTCTTCTTTTCATATGCTTTATAGGGTTATAgagttgtttttcttgattttaattctaatttatgACAATTTAGGTTGATGTGGAAGATGAAAATATGCCTAGAaagagataattatttttttaatttatttaattatttatggtgtaatgattattttgttaCCACAATTCTtgtttcaatttaatggtagaaaaagggatatatattttgttgtatgttttttttttttttggtccgcGATTATGCATGCAACAAAAACTGGGATAAATCCCAGCAAAAGCGAAACCTGATACATATCATAACAACAACCGAACAAAGCTTCTCTCCGTTACACACAAGTGTTCTTTTGCTTCTGTTGCTCTTTTGCTTTCAATGCTGGTGATGTAttgactctatttttttattttattttttattattatttaaatttgaataagtGCTTCTATGGTGTGGTTTAGTGCACTGTTTGTggagaaataattaattatatcactCACTCGTATAATTacatcaaatcatttttttctttggtttctgTCCTTTCTTAATTGGTAATGTCTCCTCCACCCCTGTTACCTAAAATACTAACTGGTGTGCATGTTTTACTGTAGCTCAATCTACAGTAAAAAGTATTTTGTGCTTAAGAAAAAttacatttgtattttttggtcCAAAAATCAAGCATATTCTGTGGGagtgttaatgttttttttttttacacagcaaactatcatatcatattttcttttcctcctattttaaaaatatgttttgccgatgattgtttttaatcaaGTTGCATTATTAAGTGATGCGTGTTGTGTAAACTGGGATTTATCCCAGTTTTTGTTGCATGGATATATTCAGAGTTCCTAGAGCATAAGAAACCTTCATCCCTAAATTAAGATAGTGATTTATCCCAGTTTATAGTGATTGATATTAATTTTCCCTACTGTGCAATACGAATTTTAGTTACTGTATCGATATAAAAGAGATGAATATATAGAAGAGATAAAGATAGTAAAAacatcttaatatatttatgtttttgttttttatatgtcatTTATGCTCTGTGTTTCTGATAATTGTCACCGTTGTGCTAGATCAAACAATGGgtcaaaaaagaatcaaaatggaATTGATAAGGAAGGAGAAATCTCGTATGCTTACATTCAGGAAGAGGAAGGCAGGTTTGCTTAAAAAGGCTTCTGAGTTCTCTATTCTTTGCGGTGTTGATGCATGCGTAATAATCTTTGGACCAAAGGAGAAGGATGATCATCAGCCTGTAGCTCCTGAGACTTGGCCTCCAAGTTCTGAAGAGGTTAGGTGTATTATCAATAGGTACAAGGGTAGTGATCAACCAAGAAGATGTTATCAGGTTTCTGATTACTTTGCTGATAAAAAGAAACAGATTGATTCTGAGCTTGCAAGATTGCACAAGCAAATTATCAAAGCTAAGTACCCTGCATGGGATGATCGTCTCAACAGGCTTTATGCAGATCAATTAAGGGTTATTGTTGGTCATTTGGATGCTAAAATCGATCTTGCTGACAAGAAACTTGGAAGTTTCAACGTAAATCAGTATGTCATGGGTGCACCAGGGGTGCAGGCTGCCTCGCTTAGTCCAAGCGTTTCTCACGACATGGAAAGCTACATGAAGAGCAGAGATGACAATTTCCTGCAGCTTATTCACAATTCAAATCCCTTTGATGCTCAACCACCTATGGTATTCTACCCTGAGCAGAGTTCTCACGTGACCAACTTACTGGAGAGGAAGTATAGCAATGGCTACTCAACAGACTTGCAGGTTTACTATGAACCAAGGCCTTTAGATGATCAGTTACCAGTCGATTTCCAATCTAAACAGACTTCTCATGGGACTACAAGGAATGCAAGTTTTTGGGAGAGCAACAATGACAACTGCTATTCAACAGACCTGCAACTTTACTTAGAACCAAATCCATTGAACGTTCAACCACCAATGCATTTCCAACCTAAGCAGAATGCTCATAGGACTTCGTCATATCTACATGCAATGGAAGATGCGATTATGAAGATGGCTTGCGATCCGAATACCAGCGATCAATTTGGTTGTAAGCTGTCTAGTAGTAGTAATCTGCCTTGTGCTAACCGCACACCATGGATGTGGGATAATGTATGGTACAACAATGCTGATTCCTCAGTGAGCTATATTGCTCCAACCAAGCAGCCAATTATGCCATCTATACAATTTCCCATGTCAAGCTTTCCTCATCAGATGCAGTCTTCTGAAGCAAGTGATTTCACTGGTAACCTTGAGTTTGAAGGGAAGGGTCAAGGCTACAACTAGATGCATGcaggattttaaattttttcttacaaattatGCTTTGATAACAGTAAGCTACCACTTCAGGTTTCTTGAACAGCTTTGAACAATAGCCCAGATCTAATTACAGTGATTTTTAGTTCTACATTTTGATGTATATTTGTGGAGACCAAGACGTTTAAAGAagttcaaaaacccaaaaaaaatatagagagagaaagagaccaTCGAAGCTCTCTCCCACGTCCCTTGCAAAAACGTTGTTTTCTCCTTTAAAACCCACCAGTAGCTGTCTATTATCAGCTAGCTGGCTAGCTAGTGCAGTAGTGCATTTCATTTTCTCTATAAAGAGCAAAGTCTGAAGTCTAAACCCATCCCTCGAGTTCTAGCTCTAGCAGTACACATTTCCATGTCCAATCAAGAAGCAACCAATTATTATGCATGCACGTCTTAattgaaagttttacagtagtagtaaatgttttgattttgaattgtgtTTATGCATTTTAACGCTGAATTAACTTGATATTAATGTGCTTGAACCAGATTATGAAAAAGTTTGTACCAATGCTGATTCTGCTATAGCTTGTTGGGAATATCCAAtctaaaattcttgaaaaatggTCCtttaccagaaattcgctaaataccaacggatttcccgacggaatattttatgtcggtattttgaggtcgaaattaccgacggacattttccgtccgtaattcagtcggtaaaaacCGACGAAAACTTtttcgtccgtaattcagttggtaaataccgacggaaaatttccgtcggtatttaccgactgaattacggacgga is part of the Populus trichocarpa isolate Nisqually-1 chromosome 2, P.trichocarpa_v4.1, whole genome shotgun sequence genome and encodes:
- the LOC7459534 gene encoding MADS-box transcription factor 3 — its product is MGQKRIKMELIRKEKSRMLTFRKRKAGLLKKASEFSILCGVDACVIIFGPKEKDDHQPVAPETWPPSSEEVRCIINRYKGSDQPRRCYQVSDYFADKKKQIDSELARLHKQIIKAKYPAWDDRLNRLYADQLRVIVGHLDAKIDLADKKLGSFNVNQYVMGAPGVQAASLSPSVSHDMESYMKSRDDNFLQLIHNSNPFDAQPPMVFYPEQSSHVTNLLERKYSNGYSTDLQVYYEPRPLDDQLPVDFQSKQTSHGTTRNASFWESNNDNCYSTDLQLYLEPNPLNVQPPMHFQPKQNAHRTSSYLHAMEDAIMKMACDPNTSDQFGCKLSSSSNLPCANRTPWMWDNVWYNNADSSVSYIAPTKQPIMPSIQFPMSSFPHQMQSSEASDFTGNLEFEGKGQGYN